The proteins below are encoded in one region of Candidatus Saccharimonadales bacterium:
- the gyrB gene encoding DNA topoisomerase (ATP-hydrolyzing) subunit B → MAKQTSQYGAGQIQVLEGLEPVRKRPGMYIGGTGPEGLHHLIWEVVDNGIDEALAGHATEVSVVLHEDGGVTVRDNGRGIPVDKVAKTGKSGLETVLTVLHAGGKFGGDASGYKVSGGLHGVGVSVVNALSTKLIATVYKDGNEYQQIFGEGGAPQGDIKKIGKTAETGTQITFYPDSTIFETVEFDYNLILDRLRHQAYLTKGVRTSLTDEKGGRRYGFYFEGGIESYVRHLNRGKEIVHDKPFYVSREVKECEVEIAIQYSDSFSENVKAFANNIHTPEGGTALTGFRAALTRVINDYARKNGFIKEKEENLTGEDTREGITAVISVKLPDPQFEGQTKAKLGNPEIRGYVEQVMSEWFTYFLEENPGEARKIIGKTQLAAKARVAARAARDTVIRKGALEGGSLPGKLADCSSRKPEESEVYIVEGDSAGGSAKNGRDSKFQAILSLRGKVLNVERVRLDKMLANKEIKELIMALGTSVAETFDITKLRYHRVIIMTDADVDGAHIRTLLLTLFYRHLPQLIEGGYLYIAQPPLYLLEVGKKRLYAYNEEEKDAMIGNLIEKRGKSDSSSSSEVDATTIVDDEEKDRLKLAGVKSIQRYKGLGEMDAEQLWETTMNPEHRVLLQVNVEDAERADAVFTKLMGVDVPMRKSFIQSHAKSVENLDI, encoded by the coding sequence ATGGCAAAACAAACGAGTCAGTACGGCGCTGGCCAAATTCAGGTATTAGAAGGTTTAGAGCCGGTACGCAAACGTCCCGGTATGTATATCGGTGGTACTGGTCCGGAAGGGCTACACCACCTCATCTGGGAAGTTGTCGACAACGGTATCGACGAGGCCCTAGCTGGCCACGCTACCGAGGTATCCGTCGTTCTGCATGAGGACGGCGGCGTGACGGTACGCGACAACGGCCGTGGTATTCCAGTCGATAAGGTCGCTAAGACCGGTAAGTCGGGTCTGGAGACGGTACTGACCGTACTCCACGCTGGTGGTAAATTTGGTGGCGATGCCAGTGGTTACAAAGTCTCCGGTGGGCTTCATGGTGTCGGTGTTAGTGTGGTTAACGCTCTCTCGACTAAACTGATTGCTACGGTTTATAAGGACGGGAATGAGTACCAGCAAATCTTCGGTGAAGGTGGAGCACCACAGGGTGATATCAAAAAAATCGGGAAAACAGCGGAGACCGGTACTCAGATTACCTTTTATCCGGATAGTACCATCTTCGAGACGGTCGAGTTTGATTACAATTTAATTCTTGATCGTCTGCGCCACCAGGCCTATTTGACCAAAGGTGTTCGTACTAGTCTAACTGATGAGAAGGGCGGTCGTCGCTACGGTTTCTACTTCGAGGGCGGTATCGAATCTTACGTACGCCACCTCAATCGTGGTAAAGAGATCGTGCACGATAAGCCTTTTTACGTTTCTCGTGAGGTGAAGGAGTGCGAAGTTGAAATCGCGATCCAGTACTCCGACAGTTTCTCGGAGAACGTGAAGGCCTTTGCGAACAACATCCACACCCCGGAGGGTGGTACTGCTCTCACTGGTTTCCGGGCAGCGTTAACTCGAGTTATTAACGACTATGCCCGTAAGAACGGCTTTATTAAAGAGAAGGAAGAGAATCTAACCGGGGAGGATACACGAGAAGGTATCACGGCGGTAATCTCGGTTAAGCTGCCGGATCCGCAGTTCGAAGGTCAGACTAAGGCTAAGTTAGGTAACCCAGAGATTCGGGGCTATGTCGAGCAAGTGATGAGTGAATGGTTCACCTACTTCCTCGAAGAGAATCCGGGTGAGGCTCGCAAGATCATCGGCAAGACCCAGCTAGCTGCCAAGGCCCGTGTGGCCGCCAGAGCAGCTCGTGATACCGTGATCCGCAAGGGTGCGCTCGAAGGTGGCTCTCTGCCCGGTAAACTGGCTGACTGCTCCTCGCGTAAGCCAGAAGAGTCGGAAGTCTACATCGTGGAGGGAGACTCGGCTGGCGGCTCGGCTAAGAACGGTCGTGATTCTAAGTTCCAGGCCATTCTCTCCTTACGCGGTAAGGTTCTGAACGTTGAGCGAGTACGCTTAGATAAGATGTTGGCTAATAAGGAGATTAAAGAGCTAATTATGGCCCTCGGTACCTCAGTAGCAGAGACGTTTGATATCACCAAGCTGCGTTACCATCGCGTCATCATCATGACCGACGCCGACGTCGATGGAGCGCACATTCGGACGCTGCTTCTAACCTTATTCTACCGCCACCTACCTCAGCTAATCGAAGGGGGCTACCTCTATATTGCCCAGCCGCCGTTATACTTACTAGAAGTCGGCAAGAAACGCCTCTATGCTTACAACGAAGAGGAGAAGGACGCAATGATCGGGAATTTGATCGAGAAACGGGGTAAGAGCGATTCCAGTAGCTCTAGCGAAGTCGATGCTACCACGATTGTCGACGATGAAGAGAAAGATCGACTTAAACTAGCTGGTGTGAAGAGTATCCAGCGGTATAAAGGTCTAGGCGAGATGGACGCAGAGCAGCTGTGGGAGACGACTATGAATCCCGAGCACCGAGTTCTGCTTCAGGTTAACGTCGAGGACGCCGAGCGAGCCGATGCCGTGTTTACCAAGCTCATGGGAGTTGACGTGCCGATGCGCAAGAGCTTCATCCAGTCGCATGCAAAATCAGTAGAGAATTTGGACATATAA
- the gyrA gene encoding DNA gyrase subunit A produces the protein MADNTTLPESVKDNRGMVHSKNLVDEMEKSYLEYSMSVIVARALPDVRDGMKPVHRRILYSMHENGIRHNTKHRKSATIVGQVMGKYHPHGDSAIYDSLARMAQPWSMRYMMVDGQGNFGSMDGDSAAAMRYTEARMTAIAGEMLADIDKETVDFVPNFDGSEQQPSVLPAKVPNLLLNGQMGIAVGMATNIPPHNLGELVDALVFMIENDDVTTDDLLNFVKGPDFPTGGIIYGQESIRHAYGSGRGGVTVRAVAEIVESKNAHQILVTEIPYGQNKATLIEKIADLVKDKKITGIADLRDESSRGSVRIVVDLKKDAYPKKILNQLYKLTPMQTKFHLNMLALVDGIQPKVLNLEAILSEYLKHRQLVVRRRSEFDLRKAKARAHILEGLKIALDHIDEVIKTIRASESTDAARDNLMKQFKFSELQANAILSMQLRTLAGLERQKVEDELKEVLVLIKKLEKILSSEAEILKIIKAELVEMKDKYGDERRTSIVEHELGKFSEEELIPNEQVVITFTKGSYIKRTTLDTYRSQGRGGKGVVGMGTKEEDVIAHMVFANTHDYILFFTTIGRVFRIKAYEIPVASRTAKGQAIVNILQLHPDEGISAIIKLPQEKEAKETYLLMATCEGVVKKTSLEQFSNIRTNGIIAIRLDDDDLLQWVRITTGQDQILISTANGQALRFEETDVRPMGRSARGVRGIRLRKGDKVVGFDVVNDDAQVMVVHANGYGKRTKVKLFAVHKRGGLGIKAGVISKKTGPVINVVRTIPEEDEVLLISRRGQIIRLRTKEISIIGRVTQGVRIMRLNKDDEIVSVALISDTGAEQE, from the coding sequence GTGGCAGATAATACAACACTACCAGAGAGCGTAAAAGACAACCGAGGTATGGTTCACAGTAAGAACCTCGTTGATGAGATGGAGAAGAGCTATCTCGAGTATTCGATGAGCGTGATCGTCGCCCGGGCCCTGCCTGACGTTAGGGACGGTATGAAGCCGGTCCACCGCCGCATTCTCTACTCAATGCACGAGAACGGCATCCGTCACAACACTAAGCATCGTAAAAGTGCCACCATTGTCGGTCAAGTTATGGGTAAGTACCACCCTCATGGTGACTCGGCAATCTATGACTCCTTAGCTCGTATGGCTCAGCCATGGTCTATGCGCTATATGATGGTGGACGGTCAGGGTAACTTCGGTTCGATGGATGGTGACTCCGCTGCTGCCATGCGTTACACCGAGGCTCGGATGACGGCCATCGCCGGTGAGATGTTAGCCGACATCGATAAAGAGACAGTCGATTTCGTACCTAACTTCGATGGTTCGGAGCAGCAGCCGTCCGTTCTCCCGGCTAAGGTACCGAACTTACTGCTCAACGGTCAGATGGGTATCGCTGTCGGTATGGCCACCAACATCCCGCCACATAACCTAGGCGAATTAGTAGACGCGCTAGTATTTATGATCGAGAACGATGACGTGACGACCGATGATTTGCTCAACTTTGTGAAAGGTCCCGACTTCCCAACCGGTGGTATCATCTATGGCCAGGAGTCGATTCGCCACGCTTATGGTAGTGGTCGCGGCGGCGTTACCGTCCGGGCTGTAGCGGAAATCGTCGAGAGTAAGAATGCGCACCAGATTTTAGTTACTGAGATCCCCTATGGTCAGAACAAGGCCACCCTCATCGAGAAGATTGCCGACCTGGTGAAGGACAAGAAGATAACCGGTATCGCCGATTTGCGGGACGAGAGCTCGCGCGGAAGCGTACGCATCGTTGTCGATTTGAAGAAAGATGCCTATCCGAAGAAGATTCTTAACCAGCTCTACAAGCTGACCCCAATGCAGACTAAGTTTCACTTGAATATGCTCGCTCTGGTAGACGGTATCCAGCCTAAGGTCCTTAACCTCGAGGCCATCTTAAGTGAGTATCTGAAGCATCGTCAGCTAGTAGTGCGCCGTCGCAGTGAGTTTGATCTGCGTAAGGCGAAGGCTCGCGCTCACATTCTGGAAGGACTGAAGATAGCGCTTGATCATATCGATGAGGTGATCAAGACGATTCGTGCGAGTGAGAGCACCGATGCGGCCCGGGATAACTTGATGAAGCAGTTTAAGTTCAGCGAGCTCCAAGCCAACGCTATCTTAAGTATGCAGCTACGTACTCTGGCCGGTCTCGAGCGCCAGAAGGTAGAGGACGAGCTGAAAGAAGTTCTGGTACTGATTAAGAAGCTAGAGAAGATTCTCTCTAGTGAGGCCGAGATTCTAAAGATTATTAAGGCCGAATTAGTCGAGATGAAAGATAAATATGGTGACGAGCGTCGGACCAGTATCGTCGAGCACGAGCTGGGCAAGTTCTCCGAAGAGGAGCTGATCCCGAACGAACAGGTAGTCATTACCTTCACCAAGGGTAGCTACATCAAGCGGACCACACTCGACACCTACCGGAGCCAAGGTCGCGGTGGCAAGGGAGTCGTCGGGATGGGTACTAAGGAAGAGGATGTGATCGCCCACATGGTGTTTGCGAATACTCACGACTACATCCTGTTCTTCACCACTATAGGTCGTGTCTTTAGGATTAAGGCCTATGAGATTCCGGTCGCCTCTCGAACTGCCAAGGGGCAGGCCATCGTTAATATCCTGCAGTTGCACCCCGATGAAGGCATCAGTGCCATCATCAAGCTGCCCCAAGAGAAAGAGGCTAAAGAGACTTATCTCCTCATGGCGACTTGTGAAGGTGTAGTCAAAAAGACATCACTAGAACAGTTCTCTAACATTCGCACTAACGGTATTATCGCTATTCGGCTCGATGACGATGACCTCTTGCAGTGGGTCCGTATTACAACCGGCCAAGATCAGATCCTCATCTCAACCGCTAACGGTCAGGCGCTGCGTTTCGAGGAGACCGATGTGCGTCCGATGGGCCGTAGTGCACGCGGCGTACGAGGCATCCGCCTGCGCAAGGGCGACAAAGTGGTTGGTTTCGATGTCGTCAATGATGATGCTCAGGTGATGGTGGTCCACGCTAACGGTTACGGTAAGCGTACCAAGGTGAAATTGTTCGCCGTACATAAGCGAGGCGGCTTAGGTATTAAGGCCGGCGTTATTAGCAAGAAGACCGGCCCGGTGATTAACGTAGTTCGCACCATTCCGGAAGAGGATGAGGTCTTACTCATCTCGCGCCGGGGTCAGATCATCCGCTTGCGAACGAAAGAGATATCGATCATCGGTCGGGTGACCCAAGGGGTGCGCATTATGCGCTTGAACAAAGATGATGAGATCGTTTCGGTCGCTCTTATCTCTGATACTGGGGCGGAACAAGAGTAA